The DNA sequence AAAGCGCGCTCTGTTAATCTGCAGGAAATTGGTGGTCCAGTCGTGCCAAGTTTGCAGCCTGCAGCACCAAAGAGCATTTCCCTACGAGGCCAAACCTCTGGTACTGCAAATTTCAACTCTGTGGCAGCGCGTTTTGCTCCAAACATCCCAAGGTCTCCAAGTTTGCCAAATCCTCCCAACTCTGTGGCAGCGCGTTTTGCTCCAAACATCCCAAGGTCTCCAAGTTTGCCGAATCCTCCCAACTCAGTGGCAGCGCGTTTTGCTCCAGAAATCCCAAGGTCTCCAACTTTGCCAAATCCTCCCACCTCTGTGAGTAACTTCGCGGGCTATACTCTTTCTTATGTGAAAGAAAGGCTGGATGCCTGGAACAATGAAAGAGCACGTGCTAACAATGGATTCCAGGCGCCTAGTGAAGAACCAAAAGGTGCAACCAGAGGATCAGAGGAGTGATACCGTCAAGTGGTCACCCAAGCAATGGTTTGCAGGCATTTGAAGCAGAAATTAGCTGCTAATTCTGGGACGGTTATGTTTGGTTgaactttttttgtttttttaataaatgtttgGTTGAACTTGAATGAGCAAATGCCTGATGCATGCTCTTCTTGAACTTATTTCTTGATgacttttattttaagattgctTTCTTCTTCTATAATCTTATATTTGGGGTTTTACTTgatcttttattttatataaaccaTTATTTAAGTAagggtttttctagtgtgtgctcatggttACACACCAACAACCACTTTTTGTTGAGGTGGAGGGCATTTGCAGGGGGCcatgattattaatgagattttgGCCAATAAGAGCCCTCCACCTCaacaaaaagtggttgttacacactagaaaatccgttTAAGTAATTGGAACCGGCCAACAATTTTTATCTAGAAAATTTGTTCTTCTCCTATATATATAGAGCTCTGAAAGTGAAATTTTATGCATGTTATGTGTCGATCATGCagttttcttttttcttattattttttctgaaaatttatataaatttctagGTAGAACAGAGTTGAGCTTGATCATGTTGAAGGGATGGGCTAATATCACATGACCATAAATCAACATACATGTTTTTTATTTACATTCAACCTCCTTTTGACAAATATTTTagacaaaattttattaataggaACTACGAACTAGGTAGCAAAGAACATGCAGCACCATGAAAAGTGCAAGTTAGGGggtaaataataatttgagtCTTGTGGATATCATAACTCTGTGTTGTAAAGTATATATGTAGTAAAAGAGgataataattatttgtgtcgAGTGAGTAAGTAGTGTAGCTCTATCTTGTAAGGTATGTATAAAGTATTATTATATGgaatgggtattattcttgaataatGTTTGTGTAACATAAGATCAAACCTTACAATAAATATACTAAGATTTTAGGTGAACTGATTGatcacttaacatgatatcaaaATTCTATACTTGATTTTGCTCATTTAACTCTATAATGATAATCAGGTACTGACGTATAATGAGCCGTCTTTGCTATTCGATCAACTAAatccaattaataataataaaaatattattgctcTTTGCTTTCAAATTTTGTCACTCTCTATACTCAACATACATCTATtttgaaaactaatatttacGGATTTAGCACCATAAATACATTGTATTCCTAGTTCTATCCTTGAAACTCagtaatgtaattaaaaaataaaaaatgatttagtATAAATGATTTCAGTTATTaacagataatttacaaacacatCCTTATGAACAAAGCTATATATCGTCAGGTTAGGATAAATATAAACTATAGAGTAAACATTTCACATTTTTTCAGCTTCAACTTCATTTAGCATTGAACTTGAATTATGTCCCAAAGGTATTGTCACAAATAATTCTGAAGTCCTTGCAGCTTGTGACTGCGTCACATGCATCTCTATATCATCGACGGGAGTTACCGGAAATTGAGTGGAACTTGCCTCGCCTACAACATCAAAATGTGCATAAGGACCCCAGcctgaaagaaaaaaaattatccaaaagtatattatatagcgCCTGTTTGGTTATCAGAATCAGAAGTTGCTTCTTCCTTCTGcttttcttaactcgtttgtgtaaataagtagaaacacttttaagaagttgagaatgctagtttCTCTCTCagatacttttttttaaaacactttattaacttatttatactcctaatccacttctttactttaaacaataaatcaattttttttaagtttcctCAAATGGCCCCataaatatagtatgtgatcacCTTCTTAGTATCCTTAGTATAGTGGAACAAAGCaatctaaataaattttaatcacaCAAAAGTGTAGACTCAGGTTTAGTGAAATGATTTTTCAGAGCCTACCATTAGTGTGATATGGTGGTGGGAAGAATTGAAGATAACATATGGTAGCCATGACAAGCCCTGGATAAggaaagaaaatttaattaacaGTGACTCTAGAGCAAGAGAatagttatataaaaaatatatgaatagaaCTAACCCAAGAGTCCCCCAACAAACACGTCCTGCCAATGATGCCGATAATCATCCACCCGAGAGACACAAACAAGAGCTGCAGCAAGAAGAGGAAGCAAAACAGTACAAATTTTTGCCACATTTACCTTCTGATCGAATGCTTTAAGTTTTCCAGCTaagtaaaaagagagaaatCCCAATCCTGCAAAGGACCCTGCATAGCATCACACTGATTTTCAGTgtcaacaaatatattattaaaattattgtacAATTAATGTATTTATAAAGTAAGAAGTGTTCTTACATGAAGCATGACCACTTGGAAAACTCTTACGTCCTCGTATCTCATTTGTTATACCATGGCATACGACATTGCCGAATTGGTCGTACAACTGAAAATGGGAGTATTAATAAAGATCTGATAATAGTATCAAAAATGTAAAACTATAATGATTTAGGCTGGCATACTTCTTTGCCATCAGGAAAGCAGCGCCAGAAGAAATCAGGCCGAGGCCGGCCGACTGCATTCTTTATTGAATCCGTGAGAACTCCAGTTATAAGTACAGCGGACAGTAGGCCTGCAAAATGAGTATATATGTTTAACTCATCATCGGAGTATACGTTTTTCAATAGGAAGTTATGAAAAAGATCATTGAAAAGAACCTCGAGCCTCAGACTATAATTGTTGAGAGAAAGAGGATATATTCACCTAAAATACTGTGGTGCAGATCATAGACGCTTCTTCTCAGGATATAGAAGAGCTAAAAACAATTATAGGTAACAAAACTGCATACATCTGTATAATACCAGAACAGATAATCAGTTATATGTCCAGagtctaaataaattattaagacCAGACATGGTGAAAGGCTAGATAAACTTGGATGAAATGGAATGCAGGGGAATAagatgaaatttatattttaaattagagGTGATTAGTGAAAAtgtttgtaattttcattttttcaatcaTTCTGTTTCAACTATTTTAACTAGAAATCTAATTTGCATGTTTTGGAGAGAAACTCATTTCACTCCTTTATCATGTTTTCCCATAATcttcatcataaaaaatttagactgattcatatttagtcattattttttcatactttcttctttcatcatcaaatttctccgtaatttttaatttcactccattctctcctcattccatccaagtgaacctttatattttaatactagTTCAAAAAATCAATATGAAATAGTGTCCTTTCTCAGTACAAGAAACTCACCGGAACAGTCCATAATGGCACCGTGTTGTCTTTCAATGGATACTTAAGATCCGACATCATATCCTTCCCAACAAAGCGATTGAATGGGTGTATGATATTTAAAATGATCTCGACGCACAGAAGTAAAAGCAAGATAAACCAATCATGCATGTGAGTCCTAGCAACTGTGGTTCCATGAGACCAGATAGTATGCATACCATGCTCAACCTCCCTTTCCCTACCCTGTCGTAGAAAAAAGACACTAAGGTCAATGAAATTAGGTAACTTAATTGATGTGTGTATTCCTCACAGCCAAGTGCTATAAACGAACATATACAGCCTCCAAATATGGGTGAGATTACTCGCAGACAAAGGAGAACAATTCTCTGAAATATTTACACTAATTATGTAAACTTATATACATATTCTTCCATATCTTATTTCGTACATTGTGAACAATGCACAAGCACCATTTCCAGTCATAACAGTTTAGAATGTTCACAAAGATGCACTTCTTGTCATAAGGTTTCTTCCCAACTTTAAGGACTAAGATTAACAAGTATGGTTGACGTACACTTGAAAAGTTGTGTTAGTCAAATATCGCTTATAACTTGTTCATCCAGAATCTAGACTTTGACAATTTAATACACGACACAAAAAATTAGCATGAACTTAAATTTTGATACATGAATACGAGAGTGCACCATAAATTTAGTGTTTGAGTTTTCATttgcaatataaatatatttttatatagaagttacatatatatataatatacatgtatAGATTGTATACAACTGTATGCAAATATtaagattt is a window from the Daucus carota subsp. sativus chromosome 8, DH1 v3.0, whole genome shotgun sequence genome containing:
- the LOC135148539 gene encoding putative lipid phosphate phosphatase 3, chloroplastic: YAGSFAGLGFLSFYLAGKLKAFDQKVNVAKICTVLLPLLAAALVCVSRVDDYRHHWQDVFVGGLLGLVMATICYLQFFPPPYHTNGWGPYAHFDVVGEASSTQFPVTPVDDIEMHVTQSQAARTSELFVTIPLGHNSSSMLNEVEAEKM